GGACGGTATCCAGGCTCGCCAAGCCGGCGAGCTGCAGCGTGGCGCCGCCGCAGCGGCGCGTGAGCTGCATTTCATAGAGGTTGATGATGGGGTCCGCGGCGGTGAATGTCCCTTCGTAGCTGCAGCCATCGGTGTCGGTGCCGCTGTAGCTGCCGTCGAAGTCGACGGTGAGCAGCAGTATCCCGTGTCCCGGCAGCGATCCCTGCATGATGCCGGTGAGTTTCGCCACGTCCGGCGGATCGAAGGACACCGCGTCGTCGTAGTCCAGCGAGAAGAACCCCTCGAGGCTGCCGCAGGAGTACTCCGCGAACAGGTTCGCCGCCGCCACCGCATCACCGTCCAGCGCGCCCTGACAATGGGAAGCACCGCCCGGCAACGCGCCGCCGAGGGCGGCGTAACCCTCCAGGGACGTCTGCCAGCCGGAACTCGAATCGGGCAGGTCAGCGATGAGCTCGCGGCCCGTGGCGGTCTCCACGATGCGCACCTCGCCCGTCTTCGAGACCAAGGCCACCGCCTGCCCCGTGTGGGCGCCGTAGACCAGCTCGCCGCTGTAGTAGCCGGCGGGACTCGGCTGGACGGTGACATCACCGGCGGCATAGTCGGGGCTGCCGCAGCCGGCCAGGGCCGCGAGCAGTGAGGCCATGCATATGCAAGGAAACTGCTTCTTCACGTTCCCCCTCCTGGCATGCCCATCCAGTGTAGCCCGGCTGTGACGCAGCGCACGCGCCTGGGGCTGACCCGGACGGGGAGGCTGGTATCATGCCCTCCCGGGTCCCATCCTATAAGAAGGCATACTCCCGTGTGGAAGTGGCTCAAGGGCTCGCAGGTCAGCACTGAGATCCAGACCGGCGAGACCACGGATACGACGCTGATGCGCCGCGCCCTGGCGGCCGGCCTCAACACCATCACCGGCCACCGCCGCAGCCGCGTGCTGCATGCCTACGCGCAGTCCGCGAGCTCCAGCGTCGCCGGCATGCGCGCCATGGTGGCGAGCGGCGTGCCGGTGGACTCCCTGAACCACGACGGCGACACCGCGTTCCTGATCGCAGTGCGCAAGGGCCGCGAGCCCCTGGCGCGGGTGCTGATCGAGCTCGGCGCCAACGTGAACCACCAGAACCGGGCGCGCCGCACCGCGCTGCACGAGG
This window of the Gammaproteobacteria bacterium genome carries:
- a CDS encoding ankyrin repeat domain-containing protein; the encoded protein is MWKWLKGSQVSTEIQTGETTDTTLMRRALAAGLNTITGHRRSRVLHAYAQSASSSVAGMRAMVASGVPVDSLNHDGDTAFLIAVRKGREPLARVLIELGANVNHQNRARRTALHEAAQQGAMNLVRMCLTFRARLDLQDVNGNTPLHLAAARTHVDVVEFLIRAGSRPDTVNRAGQTSFAMAHEPLQRKMTTWWLETSTRLPPRR